In one window of Micromonospora cathayae DNA:
- a CDS encoding acyltransferase family protein → MRRLRQLAERTPADRERYVDLLRAAAITMVVIGHWSVTVIGHDAAGRPTGRSALPDLPWAYPLTWVAQVIPVFFLVGGYANAASLTSRRRRGGDTAGWLLDRSARLVRPTTVLVLVLTAGALAARLAGVEPAQVRTVVWFATVPLWFLAAYLLVVPLTPVTYALHERFGLAVPVVLAALVGLGDLGRLTGPASLALGNYLFGWLALHQLGYGWYDAQHGVSRRIRRLPPTRRTGWPLLLGGATVLVLATTVGPYPVSMLSVPGLRLDNAAPPSLALLALATAQLGLILVLREPAERWLRRPGPWQAVIAVNAVVLTIFLWHLSAAVLLIGGLDAVGLLPTPSVHSPAWLAWRVPWLLMLTVVLAALVAVFGPVEARTGHRSPTGPSTRNDRARGALAVVGYGAVVAALVVNAVTPKDAPEPWGLPVAALVAYLVGAGLLRLLRAHPTQQTDMR, encoded by the coding sequence GATCACCATGGTCGTGATCGGTCACTGGAGCGTCACCGTCATCGGTCACGACGCCGCCGGCCGGCCGACCGGCCGGTCCGCGCTGCCGGACCTGCCGTGGGCGTACCCGCTGACCTGGGTGGCCCAGGTGATACCGGTGTTCTTCCTGGTCGGCGGGTACGCCAACGCCGCCTCGCTGACCTCCCGACGCCGCCGGGGCGGGGACACCGCCGGCTGGCTGCTCGACCGCAGCGCCCGGCTGGTCCGGCCGACCACCGTGCTGGTGCTGGTGCTCACCGCCGGCGCGCTGGCCGCCCGGCTGGCCGGGGTCGAACCGGCCCAGGTCCGTACCGTGGTCTGGTTCGCCACCGTGCCGCTGTGGTTCCTCGCCGCGTACCTGCTGGTGGTGCCGCTGACCCCGGTGACGTACGCCCTGCACGAGCGCTTCGGGCTGGCCGTGCCGGTGGTGCTGGCGGCCCTGGTCGGGCTCGGCGACCTGGGCCGGCTCACCGGTCCGGCCAGCCTCGCCCTGGGCAACTACCTGTTCGGCTGGCTCGCCCTCCACCAGCTCGGCTACGGCTGGTACGACGCCCAGCACGGGGTGTCCCGACGGATCCGCCGGCTGCCACCGACCCGGCGGACGGGCTGGCCGCTGCTGCTGGGCGGAGCCACCGTGCTGGTGCTGGCGACCACCGTCGGGCCGTACCCGGTCAGCATGCTGAGCGTGCCCGGCCTGCGGCTGGACAACGCCGCCCCGCCGAGCCTGGCGCTGCTCGCCCTGGCCACCGCGCAGCTCGGGCTGATCCTGGTGCTGCGGGAACCGGCCGAGCGGTGGCTGCGCCGGCCCGGCCCGTGGCAGGCGGTGATCGCGGTGAACGCGGTGGTGCTGACCATCTTCCTCTGGCACCTGAGCGCGGCGGTCCTGCTGATCGGCGGGCTCGACGCGGTGGGCCTGCTACCCACCCCGTCGGTGCACTCCCCGGCCTGGCTGGCCTGGCGGGTGCCCTGGCTGCTCATGCTGACGGTGGTGCTCGCGGCGCTGGTCGCCGTCTTCGGCCCGGTGGAGGCCCGCACCGGCCACCGGTCCCCGACCGGACCGTCCACCCGGAACGACCGGGCACGCGGCGCGCTGGCGGTGGTCGGGTACGGCGCGGTGGTCGCCGCCCTGGTGGTCAACGCGGTCACCCCGAAGGACGCGCCGGAGCCGTGGGGCCTGCCGGTCGCCGCGCTGGTGGCGTACCTGGTGGGGGCGGGTCTGCTGCGGCTGCTCCGCGCCCACCCGACGCAGCAGACGGACATGAGGTGA
- a CDS encoding AzlD domain-containing protein, producing the protein MWTAILLGALGVYLLKLVGLLVPRSVLEQPRVEEVAALLPVALLAALVAVQTFGAGHQLVLDARAAGVAVAALAVLLRAPFLLVVALGAGTAALLRLLT; encoded by the coding sequence ATGTGGACGGCGATCCTGCTCGGCGCGCTCGGGGTCTACCTGCTGAAACTCGTCGGCCTGCTGGTGCCCAGATCGGTGCTGGAACAGCCGCGCGTCGAGGAGGTGGCCGCGCTGCTGCCGGTGGCGCTGCTCGCCGCCCTGGTCGCGGTGCAGACCTTCGGCGCGGGCCACCAGCTGGTGCTGGACGCCCGGGCGGCCGGCGTCGCGGTGGCCGCCCTGGCGGTGCTGCTGCGTGCGCCGTTCCTGCTGGTGGTGGCCCTGGGCGCCGGCACCGCCGCACTACTGCGCCTGCTCACCTGA
- a CDS encoding AzlC family ABC transporter permease produces the protein MTDQDWRRTRRAVLSDAAGVGVAVGALGLSFGALAVLAGLSVLQTCALSLLMFSGASQFAVVGVLAAGGGALTAAATATLLGVRNALYGLNLSSLLRVRGPGRLGGAQLVIDESAAMALVRDEPRQARLAFWATGVAVFVCWNVATLAGALGARVLPDPEALGLDVAAPAAFLALLAPRLRNRRLWAVAVAAAATALVAVPLLPSGLPILVAGLVAVVAALLGGGRGTNRGATGGTDRSPAGGNDGAARSGAVAGDGAARGAAGGVGGDRDGVGADGGGR, from the coding sequence GTGACCGATCAGGATTGGCGGCGGACCCGGCGGGCGGTGCTGTCCGACGCGGCCGGGGTCGGGGTGGCCGTCGGCGCGCTCGGCCTCTCCTTCGGGGCGCTCGCCGTGCTGGCCGGTCTGTCGGTGCTCCAGACCTGCGCACTGTCGCTGCTGATGTTCTCCGGGGCCTCCCAGTTCGCGGTGGTCGGGGTACTGGCGGCCGGCGGTGGCGCGCTCACCGCCGCGGCCACCGCCACCCTGCTGGGGGTCCGCAACGCCCTCTACGGGCTGAACCTGTCGTCCCTGCTGCGGGTACGTGGACCGGGCCGGCTGGGCGGCGCGCAGCTCGTCATCGACGAGAGCGCGGCGATGGCCCTGGTCCGGGACGAGCCCCGGCAGGCCCGGCTGGCGTTCTGGGCCACCGGGGTCGCGGTCTTCGTCTGCTGGAATGTGGCCACCCTGGCCGGGGCGCTGGGGGCTCGGGTGCTGCCCGACCCGGAGGCCCTCGGCTTGGACGTGGCCGCGCCGGCGGCGTTCCTCGCCCTGCTGGCGCCCCGGCTGCGGAACCGGCGGCTGTGGGCGGTGGCGGTGGCCGCTGCGGCGACTGCCCTGGTCGCCGTCCCGCTGCTGCCCAGCGGCCTGCCGATCCTGGTGGCCGGTTTGGTCGCGGTGGTCGCGGCCCTGCTCGGCGGCGGGCGGGGCACCAACCGGGGCGCGACCGGCGGCACCGACCGAAGTCCGGCCGGCGGGAACGACGGGGCCGCCCGGAGCGGGGCCGTCGCGGGTGACGGGGCCGCCCGGGGCGCGGCCGGCGGGGTCGGCGGCGACCGGGACGGGGTCGGCGCGGACGGTGGTGGCCGGTGA
- the murD gene encoding UDP-N-acetylmuramoyl-L-alanine--D-glutamate ligase, producing MRLSDLHGRTVAVWGTGREGRAAVTAVAAHGPANLVAVDDSANFLSLDWSGPLAEAAPLVTGDGAFPALAAADVVVRSPGVPQTHPWLVELRRRGVTVTGGSALWMADHAARTVGVTGSKGKSTTSSLISHLLTAVGRPNVFGGNIGVPLLDLPDAELYVLELSSYQCADLTDSPRVAVVTALFPEHLDAHGGEREYYRDKLNLLAHGPETTVVNGTDERLAAELGDHPAVRAGLPGGFHVASGPDGTPWFHAADRPLFPRTTLPLVGAHNAGNLCVALAVLDALGVDVPGRSAEIGAAVAGFQGLAHRLTEIADPSGLTFVDDTLATSPYAAMHAIDAYDARPLTVIVGGTDRGLDYAPLRAHLADREITVIGIPDSGPRIVDALAGLPRVRTELADDLVAAVRLARKLTPPGGVVLLSPAAPSYGRFRNFEHRSEVFAQAVRDTA from the coding sequence GTGCGCCTGTCTGACCTGCACGGACGTACCGTGGCCGTCTGGGGCACCGGGCGGGAGGGCCGGGCGGCGGTGACCGCGGTGGCCGCGCACGGTCCGGCCAATCTGGTCGCCGTCGACGACAGCGCGAACTTCCTCTCGCTGGACTGGTCCGGCCCGTTGGCCGAGGCCGCGCCGCTGGTCACCGGTGACGGGGCGTTCCCGGCGCTGGCCGCCGCCGACGTGGTGGTCCGCTCGCCGGGCGTGCCGCAGACCCACCCGTGGCTGGTCGAGCTGCGTCGCCGGGGCGTCACCGTCACCGGTGGCAGCGCGCTGTGGATGGCCGACCACGCCGCCCGCACCGTCGGGGTCACCGGCAGCAAGGGCAAGAGCACCACCTCCAGCCTGATCAGCCACCTGCTCACCGCCGTCGGCCGGCCCAACGTCTTCGGCGGCAACATCGGCGTACCCCTGCTCGACCTGCCCGACGCCGAGCTGTACGTGCTGGAACTGTCCAGCTACCAGTGCGCCGACCTGACCGACTCGCCCCGGGTGGCGGTGGTCACCGCGCTGTTCCCGGAGCACCTGGACGCGCACGGCGGCGAACGCGAGTACTACCGGGACAAGCTGAACCTGCTCGCCCACGGCCCGGAGACCACCGTGGTCAACGGCACCGACGAGCGGCTCGCCGCCGAGCTGGGCGACCACCCGGCGGTCCGGGCCGGCCTGCCCGGCGGCTTCCACGTCGCGTCCGGCCCGGACGGCACGCCCTGGTTCCACGCCGCCGACCGGCCGCTCTTCCCGCGTACCACGTTGCCGCTGGTCGGCGCGCACAACGCGGGGAACCTGTGCGTGGCGCTCGCCGTGCTCGACGCGCTCGGCGTGGACGTGCCGGGCCGGTCCGCCGAGATCGGGGCGGCGGTCGCCGGGTTCCAGGGGCTGGCCCACCGGCTCACCGAGATCGCCGACCCGTCCGGGCTCACCTTCGTCGACGACACCCTCGCCACCAGCCCGTACGCGGCGATGCACGCGATCGACGCGTACGACGCCCGGCCGTTGACGGTGATCGTCGGCGGTACTGACCGGGGGTTGGACTACGCGCCGCTGCGGGCGCACCTGGCCGACCGGGAGATCACCGTGATCGGCATTCCGGACAGCGGGCCGCGGATCGTCGACGCCCTGGCCGGGCTGCCCCGGGTGCGTACCGAACTCGCCGACGACCTGGTCGCGGCGGTCCGGCTGGCCCGCAAGCTCACCCCTCCCGGCGGGGTGGTGCTGCTGTCGCCGGCCGCGCCCAGCTACGGCCGGTTCCGTAACTTCGAGCACCGCTCCGAGGTGTTCGCCCAGGCCGTCCGGGACACCGCCTGA
- a CDS encoding transporter substrate-binding domain-containing protein, protein MNDSEGGRVSQPGPATSLTRELFWVVPAVIAVGGATVFLLSNRAWGADAAAIIGFPLSVLAIIVTILIDRGAFKAPFLKVPRDRRRTFKSAAAFIVIVMLGTVAVWWIRRESDPFDYMSGDIRVGYVAFEYQGWHTDTGSGNPEGFDVDLVNEIQAYFSSSRVTWVDLGTLENRFAALRGEWSKDGAGVEQKPVKLVVSNFSMTPERAERVDFVGPYFVDSQGFLARDPKVTSISQIARGRVCVVRNSRSDEKLTQIGWNPVRENSLAACVAEFQGDRVDAVSNDRSLVAGFAKRLGLSPPVPLNYGAEKYGVAIPNNMPRLCAELTKVVNDFLTYNWSDSFRTHLAPLGLSEKMHVRPASADPCQPAGPWYR, encoded by the coding sequence ATGAACGACTCGGAGGGTGGACGGGTCTCGCAGCCCGGCCCGGCGACGTCCCTGACCCGGGAGCTGTTCTGGGTGGTGCCGGCGGTGATCGCCGTCGGCGGTGCCACCGTCTTCCTGCTGTCCAACCGGGCCTGGGGCGCGGACGCGGCGGCCATCATCGGGTTCCCGCTCAGTGTGCTGGCGATCATCGTGACCATCCTCATCGACCGGGGTGCGTTCAAGGCGCCCTTCCTGAAGGTGCCCCGGGACCGGCGACGCACCTTCAAGTCGGCGGCGGCGTTCATCGTGATCGTGATGCTGGGTACGGTCGCCGTCTGGTGGATCCGCCGCGAGTCGGACCCGTTCGACTACATGTCGGGCGACATCCGGGTCGGGTACGTCGCCTTCGAGTACCAGGGCTGGCACACCGACACCGGCAGCGGCAACCCGGAGGGGTTCGACGTCGACCTGGTCAACGAGATCCAGGCGTACTTCTCCTCGTCCCGGGTCACCTGGGTGGACCTGGGCACCCTGGAGAACCGGTTCGCGGCGCTGCGGGGCGAGTGGAGCAAGGACGGCGCGGGCGTGGAACAGAAGCCGGTGAAGCTCGTCGTGTCCAACTTCAGCATGACGCCGGAGCGGGCGGAGCGGGTCGACTTCGTCGGACCGTACTTCGTCGACAGCCAGGGCTTCCTCGCCCGGGACCCGAAGGTCACCAGCATCTCGCAGATCGCCCGGGGACGGGTGTGCGTGGTGCGGAACTCCCGCAGCGACGAGAAACTCACCCAGATCGGCTGGAACCCGGTCCGGGAGAACTCGCTGGCCGCCTGCGTGGCGGAGTTCCAGGGCGACCGGGTCGACGCCGTCTCCAACGACCGGTCACTGGTTGCCGGATTCGCCAAGAGGCTCGGGTTGTCGCCGCCGGTCCCGTTGAACTACGGCGCGGAGAAGTACGGCGTGGCGATCCCGAACAACATGCCCCGGCTCTGCGCCGAACTCACCAAGGTCGTCAACGACTTCCTCACCTACAACTGGTCGGATTCGTTCCGCACCCACCTGGCCCCGCTCGGCCTGTCCGAGAAGATGCACGTCCGACCGGCCTCGGCGGACCCGTGCCAACCCGCCGGGCCCTGGTACCGCTGA
- a CDS encoding PucR family transcriptional regulator produces MSPVFPTVREVLALDPVRHGAPRLVAGETGLDRRVRWVHVAEVPDIATLLRGGELVLTTGIGLPADDPGLRAFIAALADVEVSGLVVELGRRYFGGVPRAMAAAAARRDLPLVELRRATPFVRVTEAVHALIVDAQLHELRATEEIHQRFTELSVSGAGPQEVVRQAAELAGCPVVLENLSRQVLAYDPAGESAELLLDGWEQHSRRIRPAGRTAYDTDSGWLVTTVGARGQDWGRLLLRWPGGELTPHDATPPTRLTILVERAASTLALGRLIRRDAEGLERQLHRTLLTALLDHSRPVDEVALRARALGVVLDRRHLVGVVVRYRDEEPDDGPETGPARLRDLAEAVGQALREAKLTALTSAVDDHAVGALLALPDPAAEPRALTAFATALRRVRVDARPAPDAPAAVIVAAGSGVDSIREARRSLVEARQVADAARRDRRELPVFRLPHVGLAGLLHLLRDDPRVQTFVERELGPLLAYDAQHPRDRLLGTLRAYLEQGRNKSAAAGAAHLSRPAFYERLARIARILDADLDSVDVCLSLHVALLALDAVRAR; encoded by the coding sequence GTGTCGCCCGTGTTCCCTACCGTCCGTGAGGTGCTGGCGCTGGACCCGGTCCGGCACGGCGCGCCGCGCCTGGTCGCCGGCGAGACCGGGCTGGACCGGCGGGTGCGCTGGGTACACGTCGCCGAGGTGCCGGACATCGCCACCCTGCTGCGCGGCGGCGAGCTGGTCCTCACCACCGGCATCGGGCTGCCCGCCGACGATCCCGGGTTGCGCGCCTTCATCGCCGCCCTGGCCGACGTCGAGGTCTCCGGTCTCGTCGTCGAGCTGGGCCGCCGGTACTTCGGCGGCGTGCCCCGGGCGATGGCGGCCGCCGCCGCCCGCCGTGACCTGCCCCTGGTGGAGCTGCGCCGGGCCACCCCGTTCGTCCGGGTCACCGAGGCGGTGCACGCGCTCATCGTCGACGCCCAACTGCACGAACTGCGCGCCACCGAGGAGATCCACCAGCGGTTCACCGAGCTGTCCGTCTCCGGCGCGGGGCCGCAGGAGGTGGTCCGGCAGGCCGCCGAGCTGGCCGGCTGCCCGGTGGTGCTGGAGAATCTGTCCCGCCAGGTGCTCGCCTACGACCCGGCGGGGGAGAGCGCCGAACTGCTGCTCGACGGCTGGGAACAGCACTCGCGGCGGATCCGGCCGGCCGGCCGGACCGCGTACGACACCGACAGCGGCTGGCTGGTCACCACCGTCGGTGCACGCGGACAGGACTGGGGCCGGCTGCTGCTGCGCTGGCCGGGCGGCGAACTCACCCCGCACGACGCCACCCCACCGACCCGGTTGACCATCCTGGTGGAACGGGCCGCCTCCACCCTCGCGCTCGGGCGGCTGATCCGGCGGGACGCCGAGGGGCTGGAACGGCAACTGCACCGTACCCTGCTCACCGCCCTGCTGGACCACTCCCGGCCGGTCGACGAGGTGGCGCTGCGGGCGCGTGCGCTCGGCGTGGTGCTGGACCGGCGGCACCTGGTCGGGGTGGTGGTCCGGTACCGGGACGAGGAGCCCGACGACGGCCCGGAGACCGGACCGGCCCGACTGCGGGACCTGGCCGAGGCGGTCGGCCAGGCGTTACGGGAGGCGAAACTGACCGCGTTGACCAGCGCGGTCGACGACCACGCGGTGGGCGCGCTGCTGGCCCTGCCCGACCCGGCCGCCGAACCGAGGGCGCTGACCGCGTTCGCCACCGCACTGCGTCGGGTACGCGTCGACGCCCGGCCCGCCCCGGACGCCCCGGCAGCGGTGATCGTCGCCGCCGGTTCCGGGGTGGACAGCATCCGGGAGGCCCGCCGGTCGTTGGTGGAGGCCCGGCAGGTCGCCGACGCGGCACGCCGGGACCGGCGGGAGTTGCCGGTGTTCCGGTTGCCGCACGTCGGACTGGCCGGGCTGCTGCACCTGCTGCGCGACGACCCCCGGGTGCAGACGTTCGTGGAGCGGGAACTCGGCCCGCTGCTGGCGTACGACGCCCAGCACCCCCGGGACCGGCTGCTCGGCACCCTGCGCGCGTACCTGGAGCAGGGGCGTAACAAGTCGGCGGCGGCCGGCGCGGCACACCTGTCCCGACCGGCCTTCTACGAACGGCTGGCCCGGATCGCCCGCATCCTCGACGCCGACCTGGACTCGGTCGACGTGTGCCTGTCCCTGCACGTCGCCCTGCTCGCCCTCGACGCCGTCCGCGCCCGCTGA
- the argG gene encoding argininosuccinate synthase, which translates to MSKVLTSLPIGERVGIAFSGGLDTSVAVAWMRDKGAVPCAYTADIGQYDEPDIASVPGRALSYGAEVARLVDCRAALVEEGLAALTCGAFHIRSGGRVYFNTTPLGRAVTGTLLVRAMISDDVQIWGDGSTFKGNDIERFYRYGLLANPQLRIYKPWLDTDFVTELGGRKEMSEWLLERGLPYRDSTEKAYSTDANIWGATHEAKTLEHLDTGIETVVPIMGVRFWDPTVEIPTEDVTIGFDQGRPVTINGKEFGSPVDLVLEANAIGGRHGMGMSDQIENRIIEAKSRGIYEAPGMALLHAAYERLVNAIHNEDTLANYHNEGRRLGRLMYEGRWLDPQALMLRESLQRWVGTAVTGEVTLRLRRGEDYSILDTTGPAFSYHPDKLSMERTEDSAFGPSDRIGQLTMRNLDIADSRAKLEQYASLGMVGGATPQRMVGAAQAASTGLIGAMPEGGAEAIASRGVASVDDEALDRAAMEFGVD; encoded by the coding sequence GTGTCCAAGGTTCTCACGTCCCTGCCCATCGGCGAACGGGTCGGCATCGCCTTCTCCGGCGGTCTCGACACCTCGGTCGCGGTCGCGTGGATGCGCGACAAGGGTGCCGTTCCCTGTGCCTACACCGCCGACATCGGCCAGTACGACGAGCCCGACATCGCCTCGGTGCCCGGCCGCGCGCTCAGCTACGGCGCCGAGGTCGCCCGTCTGGTCGACTGCCGGGCCGCCCTGGTCGAGGAGGGCCTGGCCGCGCTGACCTGCGGGGCCTTCCACATCCGGTCGGGTGGCCGGGTCTACTTCAACACCACCCCGCTGGGTCGGGCGGTGACCGGGACCCTGCTGGTCCGGGCGATGATCTCCGACGATGTCCAGATCTGGGGCGACGGCTCGACCTTCAAGGGCAACGACATCGAGCGGTTCTACCGGTACGGCCTGCTGGCCAACCCGCAGCTGCGGATCTACAAGCCGTGGCTCGACACCGACTTCGTCACCGAGCTGGGTGGGCGCAAGGAGATGTCGGAGTGGCTGCTCGAACGCGGCCTGCCGTACCGGGACAGCACCGAGAAGGCGTACTCCACCGACGCCAACATCTGGGGTGCCACCCACGAGGCGAAGACCCTCGAACACCTCGACACCGGCATCGAGACGGTCGTCCCGATCATGGGCGTGCGGTTCTGGGACCCGACGGTGGAGATCCCCACCGAGGACGTCACGATCGGCTTCGACCAGGGCCGCCCGGTCACCATCAACGGCAAGGAGTTCGGCAGCCCGGTCGACCTGGTGCTGGAGGCCAACGCCATCGGCGGCCGGCACGGTATGGGCATGTCGGACCAGATCGAGAACCGGATCATCGAGGCGAAGAGCCGGGGCATCTACGAGGCACCCGGCATGGCGCTGCTGCACGCCGCGTACGAGCGGCTGGTCAACGCCATCCACAACGAGGACACCCTGGCGAACTACCACAACGAGGGCCGCCGCCTCGGTCGGCTGATGTACGAGGGCCGCTGGCTGGACCCGCAGGCGCTGATGCTGCGCGAGTCGTTGCAGCGCTGGGTCGGCACCGCGGTCACCGGCGAGGTGACGTTGCGGCTGCGCCGGGGCGAGGACTACTCGATCCTGGACACCACCGGCCCGGCGTTCAGCTACCACCCGGACAAGCTGTCGATGGAACGTACCGAGGACTCGGCGTTCGGCCCGTCGGACCGGATCGGCCAGCTCACCATGCGTAACCTCGACATCGCCGACTCGCGGGCCAAGCTGGAGCAGTACGCCTCCCTCGGCATGGTCGGCGGCGCGACGCCGCAGCGGATGGTCGGCGCCGCGCAGGCGGCCTCGACCGGACTGATCGGCGCGATGCCCGAGGGCGGCGCGGAAGCCATCGCCTCCCGGGGCGTCGCCTCCGTCGACGACGAGGCCCTCGACCGCGCCGCGATGGAGTTCGGCGTCGACTGA
- a CDS encoding TrmH family RNA methyltransferase → MRVARNDAGVAYTFQCRDETRTPVGGAGRGRARVTGENPPVPVHEITDPDDPRIADYRALTDVELRTRWEPPHGLFIAEGELVLRRALRAGYPPRSFLVDAKRTDQLADLDTADAPVYAATPDVLERATGFHVHRGVLASFHRTPLPAVTELLAAARRVVILEDVNNHTNLGAVFRGAAALGVEAVLLSPSCADPLYRRSVRVSMGEVFAVPYARLDRWPVGLDQVREAGFTVLALTPAPDAVPIQRLTPAQRERAALLLGAEGPGLTAAAQSASDVRVVIPMRRGVDSLNVAAAAAVAFWELGRDDPPFGGG, encoded by the coding sequence ATGCGCGTAGCCCGCAATGATGCCGGGGTGGCGTATACATTTCAATGCCGCGATGAAACTCGGACACCGGTCGGCGGGGCCGGCCGGGGCCGTGCCCGGGTGACCGGGGAGAATCCCCCGGTGCCCGTCCATGAGATCACCGACCCCGACGACCCCCGGATCGCCGACTACCGTGCGTTGACCGACGTGGAGCTGCGGACCCGGTGGGAGCCGCCGCACGGCCTGTTCATCGCCGAGGGCGAGCTGGTGCTGCGCCGGGCGCTGCGGGCCGGCTATCCGCCCCGGTCGTTCCTGGTCGACGCCAAGCGGACCGACCAGCTCGCCGACCTGGACACCGCCGACGCCCCGGTGTACGCGGCCACGCCGGACGTGCTGGAGCGGGCCACCGGGTTCCACGTGCACCGGGGGGTGCTCGCCTCGTTCCACCGCACCCCGTTACCGGCTGTCACCGAGTTGCTGGCCGCCGCCCGCCGGGTGGTGATCCTCGAGGACGTGAACAACCACACCAACCTGGGCGCGGTGTTCCGGGGGGCCGCCGCGCTCGGCGTCGAAGCGGTGCTGCTCTCGCCGTCCTGCGCCGACCCGCTGTACCGGCGCAGCGTGCGGGTCAGCATGGGGGAGGTCTTCGCGGTGCCGTACGCCCGGCTGGACCGCTGGCCGGTGGGGCTGGACCAGGTACGGGAGGCGGGCTTCACGGTGCTCGCCCTGACGCCGGCCCCGGACGCCGTACCGATCCAGCGGTTGACTCCGGCGCAGCGGGAGCGGGCGGCGCTGCTGTTGGGTGCCGAGGGTCCCGGCCTGACCGCGGCGGCCCAGTCGGCCAGCGACGTACGGGTGGTGATCCCGATGCGGCGCGGGGTGGACTCGTTGAACGTGGCCGCTGCGGCGGCGGTGGCGTTCTGGGAGCTGGGCCGGGACGATCCCCCGTTCGGCGGCGGGTAG
- a CDS encoding MFS transporter has protein sequence MDQSWRELRLVAAAHAVSTFGSFLNLVALGLFVLHLTGSPMRTGVFLAVRLAAGFVTGPVAGRLAGRYRRPHLMIGADLCSAGMLVLLVAAPVGARPVVLYGLAVVLGAGQTLWGVAMRSHLPTLVGPEQRTRANGLVVTVRSVAMLLGFASAGVLVGWLGYHVAFLLDAATYLTSALLLLPVARRTAAGTPPAAGAGPAGPGGGHPGRLGLLRVVAPVVLAMIAVRAADAFGSASHNVGLPVYATLVRPDAPATFAATFTTAWAAGSLVAGRWAARRAGRGDRTGRGGTDGGPAPAGRGGTDGGPAPARQGGTELPFAVATCLMSVCFVLAFTGLPLWLLAPVTLAAGAADGYAEITYTTRLQAVDDDLRARLFGFASAAQNAGFGLGMIICAGLLERFTPLTVVGAAHGLALAAALTFLLVHVRLRAAARRQPAEVTL, from the coding sequence GTGGACCAGTCGTGGCGTGAGCTACGGCTCGTCGCCGCCGCGCACGCCGTGTCGACCTTCGGCAGCTTCCTCAACCTGGTGGCGCTCGGCCTGTTCGTCCTGCACCTGACCGGCTCCCCGATGCGGACCGGGGTGTTCCTGGCCGTCCGGCTGGCCGCCGGGTTCGTGACGGGTCCGGTCGCCGGTCGGCTCGCCGGCCGGTACCGCCGCCCGCACCTGATGATCGGCGCGGACCTGTGCTCCGCCGGCATGCTGGTCCTGCTGGTCGCCGCCCCCGTCGGGGCGCGGCCCGTCGTGCTGTACGGGCTCGCGGTGGTGCTCGGCGCGGGACAGACCCTGTGGGGCGTGGCCATGCGGTCGCACCTGCCCACGCTGGTCGGCCCGGAGCAGCGGACCCGGGCCAACGGCCTGGTCGTCACGGTCCGTTCGGTGGCGATGCTGCTCGGCTTCGCCTCGGCCGGCGTACTCGTCGGGTGGCTCGGCTACCACGTGGCGTTCCTGCTCGACGCCGCCACCTACCTCACCTCCGCGCTGCTCCTGCTGCCGGTGGCCCGGCGGACCGCCGCCGGCACACCGCCGGCCGCCGGCGCCGGACCGGCCGGTCCGGGCGGCGGCCACCCCGGCCGGCTCGGCCTGCTGCGGGTGGTCGCCCCGGTGGTGCTGGCGATGATCGCGGTACGCGCCGCCGACGCGTTCGGCTCGGCCTCGCACAACGTCGGGCTACCGGTGTACGCGACCCTGGTCCGCCCCGACGCGCCGGCCACCTTCGCCGCCACCTTCACCACCGCCTGGGCGGCCGGGAGCCTGGTCGCCGGCCGCTGGGCCGCCCGGCGGGCCGGTCGGGGTGACCGGACCGGCCGGGGCGGAACGGACGGCGGGCCCGCCCCCGCAGGCCGGGGCGGAACGGACGGCGGCCCGGCCCCGGCCCGACAGGGCGGGACGGAACTGCCGTTCGCCGTGGCGACCTGCCTGATGTCGGTCTGTTTCGTCCTGGCCTTCACCGGGCTGCCGCTGTGGCTGCTGGCACCGGTGACCCTGGCGGCCGGCGCGGCGGACGGGTACGCCGAGATCACCTACACCACCCGCCTCCAGGCCGTCGACGACGACCTGCGGGCCCGGCTGTTCGGCTTCGCCAGCGCCGCCCAGAACGCCGGCTTCGGGCTCGGCATGATCATCTGCGCCGGGCTGTTGGAGCGGTTCACGCCGTTGACCGTGGTCGGGGCCGCGCACGGGCTGGCCCTGGCCGCCGCGCTCACCTTCCTGCTCGTCCACGTCCGGCTCCGGGCCGCAGCACGCCGTCAACCAGCCGAGGTAACCCTGTGA